The Salinivibrio kushneri DNA segment TAAAGCAATGCCGAAATCGCCAACATGCCAGTCACAAAGATAAAGTACGTCCCCGCTTTACCGCGATACTGTGCCAGTGCTTTGACTTTATAGGCCGCAACCGTTGGCATAATAAATAGGATCATCGCAATCACAGGCCCAGATAATGCGCCCATCATATCGAGGATGCTGGGGTTAATCACCGCACACCACCAAATGGCAAAGAACATCACTATCACGCCAAGTTTATCAGCCTTTTTGTAGGTCAATGTGCTGTGTTTGGTCACCAGGCCATTGAGGCTCTCACGCGCGCCCAAGAAGTGGCCCAAAAACGAAGAGGTGATCGCAATGAAAGCAACTAATGGCCCCAAAGTGCCAATAAATGGATTTTGGGTGACATTAGCAAGGTATGAGAGCACTGACACATTTTGCGCTTTCGCTTCCGCCATTTGTGCTGGAGTGAGCGTCAGCACGCACGAGAACACAAACAGCAGCACAAAGGCAACTAACATCACGCCCGCGCGTTTAAGAATTTGCTCTGACTTGCCTTGTGCGTCATCACCATAGTGACGGCGTTGAATATTAGCAAAACTCGAAATTGCCGCGGCGTGACTGAACGAAAAGATCACCACAGGCACCGCTAGCCAAAGATTCATTCCCAGTTCTCCCATCGCGGGCATCGCTAGGTTCGGCGCTTGCCATGATGGTATTAGATAGAAAGACAAAAACGCCAAGATAGCCACCAGCGGATAAACCATCGCCGCGAAGGCGCGCAGCATTAGGCGCTCACCACCCATCATGATCGCAATCATACCTGCGACTAACACACCAGACAGCATGACGCGGTTTGGCGACGCCCATCCGAGTTGATTAACCAAAAAGCTATCAACGGTATTGGTCAACCCAACGCCATATATCAACAAAATCGGGAAAATAGAAAGGAAATACAGCACGGAGATCAAACGGCCTGCCTGGCTGCCGAAGTGCTCGGCAACGACATCGGTGAAATCGGCATCTTTGTGGCGCGACGACAGCACAAAACGTGCTAGGCCTCGATGAGCCATAAACGTCATCGGAAACGCCAGTACGGCCATAATTAGGAGTGGCCAAAAGCCCCCCATCCCAAGATTAATCGGAAGGAACAGGATCCCGGCTCCCACCGCGGTACCGAACAAGCTCAGTGCCCAATGGGTATCATGTTGGGTCCAACGGTGCGATACACTTTTTGAGGAGATATCTATAGTCTGGTTCACGTCAAACTCTCTTAGTTATAATATTTTGTGCGGTTGCATACTATCGAGTTCGACTTAAAGTATCACATAAATGTAATAGGTATATGTCCTAATTGTTTTGTTAAAAACTTGTCATATAATCTAGTTTAAATTCAAAATGGCAGTTTATATGACTATAAAACAGCCACTAAACTGGAATTAAACACTAAATTATTAACCAAAGTTAGATTGATTGAATTGTTTGCAAAATAATGCAACAACCACATTTTCGTTCGCAACATGTTGACAATGTGTAACAACTCATATCTCAGTTTTTTATGATAAATGATTCACCTGTTACATCTC contains these protein-coding regions:
- a CDS encoding aromatic amino acid transport family protein, with the translated sequence MNQTIDISSKSVSHRWTQHDTHWALSLFGTAVGAGILFLPINLGMGGFWPLLIMAVLAFPMTFMAHRGLARFVLSSRHKDADFTDVVAEHFGSQAGRLISVLYFLSIFPILLIYGVGLTNTVDSFLVNQLGWASPNRVMLSGVLVAGMIAIMMGGERLMLRAFAAMVYPLVAILAFLSFYLIPSWQAPNLAMPAMGELGMNLWLAVPVVIFSFSHAAAISSFANIQRRHYGDDAQGKSEQILKRAGVMLVAFVLLFVFSCVLTLTPAQMAEAKAQNVSVLSYLANVTQNPFIGTLGPLVAFIAITSSFLGHFLGARESLNGLVTKHSTLTYKKADKLGVIVMFFAIWWCAVINPSILDMMGALSGPVIAMILFIMPTVAAYKVKALAQYRGKAGTYFIFVTGMLAISALLYNLIG